In a genomic window of Aggregatimonas sangjinii:
- a CDS encoding tetratricopeptide repeat protein encodes MIKKIITVLPLFLGMVFFGISQETKIYTHEDKAYQDGLALYNNEQYQAAQTIFERVKNTTDNLETKANSAYYEANAAVRLNQLGADRLMEDFVEKYPTSTKRNSAFTDVAEYYFNTGKYPYALKWYNKVDQKALSRKEMDKFNFNYGYSLFSSGKKPEAERYLEKVTSSEVYASQAKYYLGYIAYQQDDYEGANERFDEITDPELLEEKLSYYQADMNFKLGKFEEAIALAKKQIPKSDRTEKSELNKIIGESYFNLKQYDNAIPYLEQYNGRRGKWSNTDYYLLGYSYYKQGDFANAIQQFNKIIGGTNSVSQNAYYHLAECYLKLDKKKEALNAFRNASQMDFSTEIQKDAYLNYARLSYEVGNAYEPVPQVISNYLERYPNDKYQQEMQELLVDSYITSKNFAGAMELLEKNRGFASKTTYQKVAYYRALELFIDGDYAAASEVFQKSLDSAEDALFKARANYWKGESDYLLNRFEDALNNFTAFRQNPMAASTAEYKDLNYNLAYTYFKLRDYPNAITYFTNFTDSGTSETQKLYDGYLRLGDSYFVTSDYWPAIETYNKALALSGPQKDYAAYQKAMSYGFVGKRDTKLEELDRFVSAYPQSTLNDDAMFELGNTYVAQGQEQRGLQTYDRLIQEHRKSPLVAQALMRQGLVHYNASRNEQALGKFKSVVRDFPRTQEAVQAVATAKLIYVDLGRVDEYAAWVEELDFVQVTDSELDNATFESAEKQNLDGKKEAAIRGYEKYIEQFPNGAHAVKANFTLAQLYFGKSQKEKALSHYKFVADRGGSEYAEQSLARVCEIYIGNDNYGDALPYLERLENEADIQQNKTFAQSNLMKGYYQQKNYDQTLAYAEKVLATPSIDNRIKSDAQIMIARSAIATGNVTKAEEAYEQVLKIASGETAAEALYYNAYFMNQTGDHENSNTAVQKLAKDYAAYKKWGGKGLVIMAKNYYALGDAYQATYILESVTTNFAQYPEIVSDAKAELAIIKSKEAKSNSSIRPGN; translated from the coding sequence ATGATTAAAAAGATAATTACCGTACTTCCCCTGTTCTTGGGGATGGTTTTCTTTGGGATTTCCCAGGAAACAAAAATCTACACCCACGAAGACAAAGCGTATCAAGACGGTCTTGCACTGTATAACAATGAGCAATACCAGGCTGCGCAGACCATTTTCGAGCGCGTAAAAAATACCACCGATAACTTAGAGACCAAGGCCAATAGTGCTTATTACGAAGCAAATGCCGCCGTACGCTTGAACCAGTTGGGTGCCGACCGTTTAATGGAGGACTTCGTTGAAAAATATCCGACATCCACCAAACGAAATTCCGCTTTTACTGATGTGGCCGAGTACTACTTCAATACCGGTAAGTATCCCTATGCCTTAAAATGGTATAACAAAGTGGATCAAAAGGCTCTTTCGAGAAAAGAGATGGACAAGTTCAATTTCAATTACGGCTATTCCTTGTTCTCGTCGGGCAAAAAGCCAGAAGCGGAGCGTTACTTAGAAAAAGTAACATCCTCAGAGGTATACGCCTCACAGGCCAAATATTATTTAGGGTACATCGCCTACCAACAAGACGATTACGAAGGGGCCAACGAGCGTTTCGATGAAATTACAGATCCGGAACTTCTAGAGGAAAAACTGAGTTATTACCAAGCTGATATGAACTTTAAATTGGGTAAGTTCGAAGAAGCCATCGCACTAGCGAAAAAACAGATACCCAAATCGGACCGGACCGAAAAATCGGAACTCAACAAGATTATTGGGGAAAGCTATTTCAATTTGAAGCAGTATGACAATGCCATTCCGTATTTAGAGCAATACAACGGTAGAAGGGGCAAATGGAGCAATACGGATTATTATCTATTGGGATACAGCTATTACAAGCAAGGCGATTTCGCCAACGCCATCCAGCAATTTAATAAGATTATCGGCGGTACGAACAGTGTCTCGCAGAATGCCTATTACCATTTAGCGGAATGCTATCTAAAACTGGACAAGAAAAAGGAAGCCCTGAACGCCTTTCGCAACGCATCCCAAATGGACTTTTCAACCGAAATACAAAAAGATGCTTACTTGAACTATGCCCGTTTGAGCTATGAAGTGGGGAATGCCTATGAACCTGTTCCCCAAGTAATTTCCAATTATTTGGAACGGTATCCGAACGACAAGTACCAGCAAGAAATGCAGGAATTGTTGGTCGATTCCTATATCACTTCGAAGAATTTTGCAGGTGCCATGGAGCTTCTGGAGAAAAATCGGGGTTTTGCCAGTAAGACCACCTACCAAAAGGTAGCGTATTACCGAGCACTCGAGTTGTTTATAGATGGGGATTATGCAGCTGCCTCCGAGGTGTTTCAGAAATCGCTCGACAGTGCCGAGGACGCTCTCTTTAAGGCAAGGGCCAATTATTGGAAAGGGGAATCGGATTATCTCCTAAACCGTTTTGAAGACGCCCTGAACAATTTTACGGCCTTTAGACAAAATCCTATGGCGGCATCCACAGCGGAATATAAAGATTTGAATTACAACCTGGCCTATACCTATTTTAAACTACGCGATTATCCCAACGCAATTACGTATTTCACCAATTTTACCGATTCGGGAACCAGTGAAACCCAAAAATTGTATGATGGCTACCTTCGATTGGGCGATAGCTATTTCGTAACTAGCGACTATTGGCCAGCTATCGAAACCTACAACAAGGCCCTGGCACTCAGCGGTCCGCAAAAAGACTACGCGGCCTACCAAAAAGCGATGAGCTACGGTTTTGTAGGCAAAAGGGATACCAAATTGGAAGAGTTGGACCGATTCGTAAGCGCCTATCCCCAATCGACCTTGAACGATGATGCCATGTTCGAATTGGGAAACACCTATGTTGCTCAAGGGCAGGAGCAAAGAGGATTGCAAACTTACGACCGATTGATACAGGAGCACCGTAAGAGTCCGTTAGTGGCCCAAGCGCTTATGCGCCAAGGCTTGGTACATTACAACGCCAGTAGAAATGAACAAGCCTTGGGCAAGTTCAAAAGTGTGGTCCGTGATTTCCCGCGCACCCAAGAAGCTGTGCAAGCGGTCGCAACGGCCAAATTGATTTATGTTGATTTAGGTCGCGTAGATGAATATGCAGCTTGGGTAGAAGAGCTGGACTTTGTACAGGTAACCGATTCGGAACTCGACAACGCCACTTTCGAATCCGCGGAAAAGCAGAACCTCGACGGAAAAAAGGAGGCCGCTATCAGGGGATACGAAAAATATATCGAGCAATTTCCCAACGGAGCGCATGCTGTAAAGGCCAATTTTACTTTGGCACAACTCTACTTTGGAAAAAGCCAAAAAGAAAAAGCTTTGTCGCACTACAAATTTGTTGCCGATAGGGGAGGCAGCGAATATGCCGAACAGTCCCTGGCACGGGTTTGCGAAATCTATATCGGAAATGACAACTATGGCGATGCATTGCCATACTTGGAGCGATTGGAGAACGAAGCCGATATACAACAAAATAAAACCTTCGCCCAATCGAACCTGATGAAGGGCTATTACCAACAAAAGAATTACGATCAGACCTTGGCCTATGCCGAAAAAGTATTGGCCACCCCAAGTATCGATAACCGCATCAAAAGCGATGCACAGATTATGATCGCACGATCCGCTATCGCCACCGGAAATGTTACAAAAGCGGAAGAGGCTTACGAGCAGGTGCTGAAAATAGCTTCTGGAGAGACCGCTGCCGAGGCCTTGTACTATAACGCCTATTTTATGAACCAGACGGGAGATCATGAGAATTCGAATACGGCCGTTCAAAAACTCGCTAAAGACTACGCTGCCTACAAAAAGTGGGGTGGTAAAGGACTGGTCATTATGGCCAAGAACTATTATGCCTTAGGCGATGCGTACCAAGCAACCTATATTCTGGAGAGCGTAACGACCAATTTTGCCCAATATCCGGAAATCGTTTCGGATGCCAAAGCTGAATTGGCGATCATCAAATCAAAAGAGGCAAAAAGCAATTCATCCATCCGCCCAGGAAATTAA
- a CDS encoding cell division ATP-binding protein FtsE encodes MSTTILELQDASIFQKDSLVLQDVNLKIQSGEFVFLIGKTGSGKSSFMKTLYGDIPLQKGEGSIVDFNLKKLREREIPFLRRKLGIVFQDFKLLPDRNINNNLLFVLKATGWRDTAKMNSKIEDVLHKVGMKTKGFKFPHELSGGEQQRVAIARALLNDPELIIADEPTGNLDPQTSVEVMRVLQDINKAGRTILMATHDYALILKFPSKTLKCDGGKVFEVVQRAV; translated from the coding sequence ATGTCCACAACCATACTAGAATTGCAGGATGCTTCCATTTTTCAGAAAGACAGCCTGGTCTTACAAGATGTTAATCTGAAGATACAATCGGGCGAGTTCGTATTTTTGATCGGAAAGACCGGAAGTGGCAAGAGCAGTTTTATGAAGACACTTTACGGGGACATTCCACTTCAGAAGGGTGAAGGTAGTATTGTTGATTTCAATTTGAAAAAACTCCGGGAACGCGAAATTCCGTTTTTACGTAGGAAATTGGGAATCGTTTTTCAGGACTTCAAACTTCTTCCCGACCGCAATATCAATAACAATCTGCTATTTGTGCTCAAAGCTACGGGGTGGAGGGATACGGCGAAGATGAACTCAAAAATCGAGGACGTACTGCATAAAGTGGGTATGAAAACCAAGGGCTTTAAATTCCCTCATGAACTTTCCGGCGGCGAGCAGCAGCGTGTGGCCATTGCAAGGGCGCTGTTGAACGACCCGGAGCTGATCATTGCCGACGAGCCTACCGGAAATTTAGACCCGCAGACCAGTGTAGAGGTCATGCGCGTACTTCAGGACATCAACAAGGCAGGACGTACCATTCTTATGGCAACACACGATTATGCGCTGATCCTTAAATTTCCTTCCAAAACCCTAAAATGCGATGGGGGAAAGGTCTTTGAAGTGGTGCAACGGGCGGTTTAA
- a CDS encoding tetratricopeptide repeat protein, with the protein MKKSLVLFAFIGCVATTSLFAQRANLDREYFKVSYVELPSNPILDDAKRTFTSSNRKIFLEGFSRVAENGTLDFRFDFHGTKISDVDIKKIKHEKKDKEGNVTSTTYTYDIHCGYSSTGTLSVSNSETGENESYPYSQNDAYSKTGFSSYSKANSYYNNNRYNIRDEYRTNHRNAIVHQINNRINRKYGYVPVTKKNSEHFWIIATKKHPERTKHEEAYEAVKTIFAKMEYDQPIDGIATEVKPWIDYFNDVATRFPNDDKKHKKVRYASYYNIAQIYMFLDKPAKAKEYAEKLIANDYDKKDGKRFIKEADELINDFAINQIKTRHFEVVTEDLSNEPDVQEVIVADAPMEETEKAVAFLITAANDTVQTTVSVDELMKMSAKANLFDRDNNPTEIAAQDSKKIVLTTGDTFEVASFTSAVASESAAAPKFVKTVYQGSKVSLYEHMGKEYVLKFNDSETGISTMGKDFVFGFNQKLASFCTDCDALKTKVTASEFKNTKEGLLAFSKAFDGCATGK; encoded by the coding sequence ATGAAAAAATCCCTCGTTTTATTTGCATTTATCGGTTGTGTCGCTACGACCAGCCTGTTTGCGCAAAGAGCCAATCTGGACCGTGAGTACTTTAAGGTATCTTACGTTGAACTACCTTCAAACCCTATTTTGGATGATGCCAAACGCACCTTTACCTCCAGCAACAGAAAAATCTTTTTGGAAGGTTTTTCCCGAGTTGCCGAAAACGGAACCCTTGACTTCCGTTTCGATTTTCACGGCACCAAAATCAGCGATGTCGATATCAAGAAAATCAAACATGAGAAAAAAGACAAGGAAGGTAACGTTACCTCAACTACCTATACCTACGACATTCATTGCGGTTATTCCTCAACGGGAACACTAAGCGTCAGCAACAGTGAGACCGGCGAGAACGAATCATATCCCTACTCGCAGAACGATGCATACTCCAAGACTGGATTCAGCAGTTATTCGAAAGCCAACAGCTACTACAACAACAATAGGTACAACATTCGTGATGAATACCGTACCAATCACCGTAACGCAATCGTACACCAAATCAACAACCGCATCAACAGAAAATACGGATACGTGCCCGTGACGAAAAAGAATTCCGAGCATTTTTGGATTATCGCCACGAAAAAACATCCAGAGCGTACAAAGCATGAAGAGGCTTATGAAGCGGTAAAGACCATTTTTGCAAAAATGGAATACGACCAGCCAATCGATGGCATCGCCACCGAGGTAAAGCCTTGGATCGACTATTTCAATGATGTCGCCACTCGCTTCCCGAATGACGATAAAAAGCATAAAAAGGTGCGCTATGCGAGCTATTACAATATCGCACAGATCTACATGTTTTTAGACAAGCCTGCCAAGGCCAAAGAGTACGCCGAAAAGCTTATCGCCAACGATTACGACAAGAAAGATGGCAAGCGATTTATTAAGGAAGCCGATGAATTGATCAATGATTTCGCGATAAACCAAATCAAGACCAGACACTTTGAGGTGGTTACCGAAGACCTTTCGAACGAGCCTGACGTACAGGAAGTGATCGTAGCGGATGCACCGATGGAAGAAACCGAAAAGGCCGTTGCCTTCTTGATTACCGCCGCGAACGATACTGTGCAAACCACGGTTTCGGTGGACGAATTGATGAAGATGAGCGCCAAGGCCAATCTTTTCGACAGGGACAACAATCCGACGGAAATCGCCGCCCAGGACAGTAAGAAAATTGTCTTGACGACCGGAGATACATTTGAAGTAGCCTCTTTTACTTCAGCCGTTGCTTCTGAAAGCGCAGCAGCACCTAAATTCGTAAAGACCGTCTATCAAGGTAGCAAGGTTAGCCTTTACGAGCATATGGGCAAAGAGTACGTCCTCAAATTCAACGATAGTGAAACGGGCATCTCTACCATGGGCAAGGATTTTGTTTTCGGTTTCAATCAAAAATTGGCCAGCTTTTGCACCGATTGCGATGCATTGAAGACCAAGGTTACCGCAAGTGAATTCAAGAACACCAAAGAAGGATTATTGGCCTTCAGTAAGGCGTTCGATGGTTGTGCTACCGGAAAATAA
- a CDS encoding MGH1-like glycoside hydrolase domain-containing protein: MTEEHKRIAEKDKGEKDWLKWGPYLSERQWGTVREDYSANGDAWNYFPHDHARSRTYRWGEDGIAGISDRYCNLCFGIALWNGKDPILKERLFGLTGPQGNHGEDVKELYYYLDSTPTHSYMRHLYKYPQAEFPYGQLFEENQKRGRNDLEFELPDTGVFQDNKYFDVFTEYAKADANDLLITITVHNRGKEKASLHLLPTLTLRNHWSFKKMPRKPFIKVDASNPASCVKIDHPYVDGYRLFFDEADSLLFTENETNMQTVYGVENDHPFRKDLFHDAVIKNEYGLATEKKEGTKFAPLYHMELEGGASKTFQLRLTDQNPKAPFGKKFESIFQSRKGECETFYKEIGAKCTAEQYKIQKQAFAGLLWTKQYYNYDVEQWLKGDFEDSPPPQERWHGRNSSWKTLRNYDVLSMPDAWEYPWYAAWDSAFHCTTFAYIDAAFAKEQLLLFTKEWYMAPNGQIPAYEWSFSDVNPPVQAWAAINIYQIDQKRTGKGDVNFLKRMFNKLSLNFTWWVNRLDSSENNVFEGGFLGLDNIGVFDRSNGIPGDGVLEQVDGTSWMALYCLNMLEMSLEIALEDEVYEEMAIKYFGHFIFIAESLNQIDQNYAGTWDDEQGFFYDKLILPSGEFVPIKVRSIAGMLSLAAVLTVKETTLKKLPNFRAAVVWFKKHRTRTLKYPVMQDFAEGEDLLLSLVPKERVQVLMRTLLDENEFLSPYGLRSLSKVHERPYHINIEGIDYSINYEPAESTVSLFGGNSNWRGPVWFPLNYLFIQAILEYHRYCGNALRFDFPTGSGNELDLKQISVRLGEKLIDLFERDADGNRPINAQHKELYQNKDFEELILFYEYFHGDTGRGLGASHQTGWTALVANLISEIQ; the protein is encoded by the coding sequence ATGACCGAGGAACACAAGCGCATCGCAGAAAAGGATAAGGGAGAAAAAGATTGGCTCAAATGGGGTCCGTATTTAAGTGAGCGACAATGGGGCACCGTGCGTGAAGACTATAGTGCCAATGGGGATGCCTGGAATTATTTTCCGCATGATCATGCACGAAGCCGAACCTACAGATGGGGCGAGGACGGTATTGCCGGTATCTCCGATCGCTATTGCAACCTTTGTTTCGGGATAGCGCTTTGGAATGGTAAGGACCCTATCCTAAAAGAGCGCTTGTTCGGTCTGACCGGCCCGCAGGGCAATCACGGAGAAGACGTAAAGGAATTGTATTACTATCTCGACAGCACCCCGACGCATTCCTACATGCGGCATTTGTACAAATACCCACAAGCCGAATTCCCGTACGGTCAACTTTTCGAAGAGAATCAGAAACGCGGTCGTAATGATCTGGAATTTGAATTGCCTGATACTGGCGTTTTTCAAGACAACAAGTATTTTGATGTCTTTACCGAATATGCTAAGGCCGATGCCAACGACTTGCTCATCACCATTACCGTACATAATAGGGGAAAGGAAAAAGCTTCGCTTCATCTGCTGCCGACGCTGACCTTGCGCAATCATTGGAGCTTTAAAAAGATGCCACGAAAGCCTTTCATCAAAGTAGATGCCTCAAATCCTGCTTCTTGTGTAAAAATAGACCACCCTTATGTCGATGGCTATCGACTGTTTTTCGACGAGGCCGATAGCCTTCTTTTTACGGAAAACGAAACCAATATGCAGACGGTCTATGGGGTGGAAAATGACCATCCTTTTCGCAAAGACCTCTTTCACGATGCCGTTATCAAGAATGAGTATGGCTTGGCGACGGAAAAAAAAGAAGGTACCAAATTCGCACCCTTGTACCATATGGAGTTAGAGGGCGGTGCATCGAAAACGTTCCAACTTCGCCTCACCGATCAAAATCCTAAAGCCCCATTCGGGAAAAAATTTGAGTCCATTTTTCAATCCCGGAAAGGGGAGTGCGAAACATTCTATAAAGAAATCGGCGCCAAATGTACGGCTGAACAGTACAAAATACAGAAGCAGGCTTTCGCAGGTTTGTTGTGGACGAAGCAATACTATAATTATGACGTAGAACAATGGCTAAAAGGCGATTTTGAGGATAGCCCACCTCCACAAGAACGCTGGCATGGGAGAAATAGCTCCTGGAAGACCTTACGAAACTATGACGTGCTTTCAATGCCGGATGCCTGGGAATACCCTTGGTATGCGGCGTGGGATTCTGCGTTTCATTGTACCACATTTGCCTACATTGATGCAGCTTTCGCCAAGGAACAATTGCTCTTGTTTACAAAGGAGTGGTATATGGCGCCAAACGGGCAAATTCCCGCCTACGAATGGTCTTTCAGCGACGTAAACCCACCGGTTCAGGCCTGGGCCGCGATCAATATCTATCAGATAGATCAGAAGAGAACGGGGAAGGGAGACGTGAATTTTCTTAAACGGATGTTCAATAAACTTTCCCTGAATTTTACATGGTGGGTAAACCGATTGGATAGCAGCGAGAATAACGTATTTGAGGGCGGATTTTTAGGATTGGATAATATCGGTGTTTTCGACCGGAGCAATGGTATTCCCGGCGATGGGGTTTTGGAACAGGTAGACGGCACCTCTTGGATGGCGTTATATTGTTTGAACATGTTGGAAATGAGCTTGGAAATTGCTCTGGAAGACGAAGTGTACGAAGAGATGGCCATTAAGTATTTTGGTCATTTTATCTTTATCGCAGAGTCCCTCAATCAAATCGATCAAAATTATGCGGGTACCTGGGACGATGAGCAAGGCTTTTTCTATGATAAATTAATTTTGCCAAGCGGCGAGTTTGTACCGATAAAAGTACGTTCGATTGCGGGGATGTTATCCTTGGCAGCGGTATTGACCGTAAAGGAAACAACCTTGAAAAAATTGCCGAATTTCAGGGCGGCCGTGGTGTGGTTTAAGAAACACCGTACCAGAACCTTAAAATATCCGGTTATGCAGGATTTTGCAGAAGGCGAAGACCTGCTGTTATCTTTGGTACCTAAAGAAAGGGTACAAGTGTTGATGAGAACACTTTTGGACGAAAATGAGTTTTTGAGCCCGTATGGACTTCGATCTCTATCTAAGGTACATGAGCGACCTTATCACATCAATATCGAGGGAATCGATTATAGCATCAATTATGAGCCGGCCGAGTCTACGGTTTCGCTCTTTGGTGGAAATTCGAACTGGCGTGGGCCTGTCTGGTTTCCCTTGAATTATCTGTTCATTCAGGCCATTTTAGAATACCATCGGTACTGTGGCAATGCCTTGAGATTTGATTTTCCCACGGGTAGTGGCAACGAACTAGATCTGAAGCAAATCAGCGTACGCCTGGGAGAGAAATTAATCGATCTTTTCGAACGGGATGCGGATGGGAACAGACCCATAAACGCGCAACACAAAGAATTGTACCAAAATAAGGACTTCGAGGAACTGATTCTTTTCTACGAATACTTTCACGGCGATACCGGAAGGGGATTGGGCGCTTCACACCAAACGGGCTGGACCGCTCTGGTAGCCAATCTGATTTCGGAAATTCAATAA
- a CDS encoding NUDIX hydrolase: MLIKKQVYQADRQTKPLIGVLLFLISIVLLLVTGPLGLIYGIFHSLFTGGFRGLGAYLLKIAISIDQLGNVMMQHLLNVLWVKKGGYQFGNRDETISSALGRNKQLKTLTGFGKAIDKILDLLDPDHSLNSIDFYIEPSEQIIDKLAWIYIENGKILSTLSKGKSTYYIPGGKREANESDAHALSREIKEELSVALELSSLHFIGIFEAQADGHKPGILVRMTCYAAEYTGELRADSEIDKIVWLAYTDRENVSQVDQLIFDFLYEQGVLL; encoded by the coding sequence ATGCTCATTAAGAAACAGGTCTACCAAGCCGACAGGCAAACGAAGCCATTGATCGGCGTCTTACTTTTTCTTATTTCCATCGTCTTGTTGCTGGTTACGGGGCCATTGGGTTTAATCTATGGGATATTCCACTCGCTTTTTACCGGGGGCTTTAGGGGTTTAGGTGCCTACCTTTTAAAAATCGCTATCTCCATTGATCAATTGGGCAATGTGATGATGCAGCATCTCCTGAATGTACTTTGGGTAAAAAAGGGAGGATATCAATTCGGGAATCGCGACGAGACCATTTCAAGTGCTTTGGGCCGTAACAAGCAGTTAAAGACCTTGACGGGTTTCGGTAAGGCCATCGACAAAATACTTGATTTACTAGACCCGGATCACTCGTTGAATTCCATCGATTTTTATATAGAACCATCGGAGCAAATTATAGACAAGCTCGCCTGGATCTATATTGAAAACGGCAAAATATTGAGTACGTTGAGCAAAGGAAAATCGACCTACTACATTCCCGGTGGCAAGCGGGAGGCCAACGAATCGGACGCGCATGCCCTATCCCGGGAAATCAAGGAAGAACTTAGTGTGGCACTGGAACTATCCTCCTTACATTTTATCGGAATTTTCGAGGCGCAAGCCGACGGTCATAAACCTGGAATATTGGTACGCATGACCTGCTATGCGGCCGAGTACACCGGGGAATTGCGAGCCGATTCAGAAATCGACAAGATTGTCTGGCTCGCATACACCGATCGGGAAAACGTGTCGCAGGTAGACCAATTGATTTTCGATTTTCTATATGAACAAGGCGTACTTTTATAG
- the ppgK gene encoding polyphosphate--glucose phosphotransferase: MNVLGIDIGGSGMKGALVDVETGEMVSERFRIPTPESRKPKAMAKVVGEIVKQFDYKGPIGVGFPTVIKKGICKSPGNLHKKWKGTNVKELFVESTGQPVTVVNDADAAGYATINYGIGKGEEGLVVMITIGTGLGSGAFLDGVLIPNFELGQIPYKKYDKIELWAAGSAKDREGLSYKKWGKRFNTFLEYVDLIIAPDLIILGGGASKDFDEYKDCIKIDTPVIPAELRNHAGIIGAAVAAIKDIPKG; this comes from the coding sequence ATGAACGTACTAGGAATTGATATTGGCGGCTCCGGAATGAAAGGGGCTTTGGTAGACGTAGAAACCGGTGAGATGGTAAGCGAGCGGTTTCGAATCCCAACACCCGAATCCAGAAAACCCAAAGCGATGGCCAAGGTAGTTGGAGAAATCGTGAAACAATTTGACTACAAAGGTCCGATAGGTGTCGGTTTTCCGACCGTTATTAAAAAAGGTATCTGTAAATCGCCTGGTAATTTGCATAAAAAATGGAAGGGAACCAATGTAAAAGAACTTTTCGTCGAAAGCACTGGTCAGCCCGTTACCGTAGTAAACGATGCCGATGCAGCGGGTTATGCCACAATAAACTACGGCATTGGCAAAGGTGAAGAAGGATTGGTGGTGATGATCACAATTGGTACCGGGTTAGGAAGCGGTGCGTTCCTGGATGGCGTGCTGATACCCAATTTCGAACTCGGGCAAATTCCCTATAAAAAATACGACAAAATAGAACTATGGGCGGCCGGTTCGGCCAAGGACCGCGAAGGACTTAGTTATAAAAAATGGGGAAAACGCTTTAATACGTTCTTGGAATACGTAGACCTCATCATAGCTCCGGACCTTATTATCCTAGGTGGTGGTGCTTCCAAGGATTTTGATGAATACAAAGACTGTATCAAAATAGATACTCCTGTAATCCCCGCCGAGCTGCGCAATCACGCTGGAATAATCGGGGCGGCCGTTGCCGCCATCAAAGACATACCGAAGGGGTAG